From Saccharibacillus brassicae:
TCGGCCACTTCGAACGTGACCGGCTCGTCGGAAGAGGCCACCGGACGCATCGAGGCATACACGAAAGTCGAAATCGAAGCGATCAGCAGCAGCACGATCAACAGCAGGACGAGCGGGGCTTTCGATCTTTTTCTCTTTTGGATCACTACGGCGCACATCCTTTGTCGGACTTGAATCGCGGGCACTCCCTGTCGGGAAATCCCGTCGTCTTTTATTTTTGCGCACGGCAAAACGGACCAGGCTAGCCGGGTCCGCTTGCTTTACCGATTCCCTTACATTTCTTCCGGGAACGTGAGTTCGTCGAACAGTTCGGCCACGTTTTCCCACTCGTCATCATCGTCGATCGTCGCCAGCTGAACTTCGCCTTCCGGGGAAGTCTCGATCTTGAGAATTTGCACATCGTCCTCGGCTCCGGCGGTCTCGTTCTGGAGAACCGCGTAAGCGCCGCCGCCCACTTCGAACTCTTTCAAGATCCGGTACGTGACCGATTCGGCATTCTCGTCGATCAACTCGACTTCCAATCCGTACACCTGTTCCAGCTTGTTCGTGTATACGACCTGACTTGCGGAAAATTCCGTCATCGCTTCTATTCCTCCCCGTCCAGTTCGGCAACCAGCGTATTGAAAGTCTCTTCGACGATCTGCCACTCCGCTTCGTCCTCGATCACGTACAGCTTGAGATCGTCGTTCTCTTCTTCGTAACGGAAAGCGTACACTTCGTCCGTCTCTTCGTCTTCGGAATCGAGCGGAACGACCATCATGTACTTGCTCTCGGAACCGTCCACTTCAAACTTCATGATGACTTCGAAGCCTTCTTCCTGGCCTTCTTCATCGGGGATATAGATAATTTCCGGCTCTTCGCCTACGAGATTAGAATCATTTGTCATGCCCGTCACCCTTTCACCGGTTTGATATGGAATCGAGATAATTTTGCAAGATCAGACCCGCGGCAATTTTGTCGACGACCTGCTTGCGCTTCTTGCGGCTGACATCGGCTTCGAGCAGCGTACGCTCGGCGGACACCGTCGTCAGACGTTCATCCCAGAGGTGAACGGGCAGACCCAGCCGTTCGCGCAGCGACTCGGCGAATTCGATGCACAGTTCGCCGCGCGGGCCGATCGTGCCGTTCATGTTTTTGGGGAGACCGACGACCACTTCCCCGATCTCGTGCAGCTCCGCGAGTTCCGCGATGCGCCGCAGGTGAGAATCGTCTTCGCGTCGTTGGACCACTTCGATCCCTTGAGCGGTCCAGCCGAAGACGTCGCTAACCGCGACGCCGATCCGGCGATCCCCATAATCGAGGCCCAGCAATTTCATTGTTCGTATCTCCTATCGAAGCTTGGACAAATAAGAACGAACCAGTTCTTCGATCAGCTCGTCGCGCTCTTTTTTGCGAATCAGGCTTCGTGCGTTGTTGTGTCTCGGGATGTAAGCCGGATCGCCGGACAGCAGGTAGCCTACAATCTGATTGATCGGATTGTACTCTTTTTCCACAAGCGCGTCGTACACGGTAAGCAGAATCTCCTGCGCGGAGGTCTCTTCGTCGCCCTTCACGTTGAACTTTACAGTTTTGTCCATGGAATCCATAAGGATTACACCTCGCTTCACAAGGCATCCGCGTGCGCGCGGCGCGCCTTGACGCCTTAGTATTGTATCTTATTCATCATATCACACTTTCGCCCGATCAAGAAACGGGCAATCGGGCGAAGATCGGCAATCCGGATCAGCCGTTCAGCGATTGTTCGAGCATGGAGACGGCCGCTCCGAGCGCTTCCTGCAGCTTCGACGCGTCTTTGCCGCCGGCCTGCGCCATATCCGGGCGCCCGCCGCCGCCGCCGCCGCAGACGGAAGCCGCTTCTTTGACCAGCTTGCCGGCATGCAGCCCGCGCTTGGTCAGTTCCTGGGGAACGGCCACGACGAAGTTGACTTTCTCGCCGTCTACCGCCCCGAGCACGAGCACCGCCTGCGGCAGCTTCGTTTTCAGTTCGTCGGCGAGCGAACGCAGCGCGTCCATGCCCGAAGCCGACACCGCTTCGGCCAGCACCTGCACGTCGCCCACGGTGCGCGCGCGGTCCGTCAGTTGGCCCGCTTCGATCGCGCCCAGCTTGCCGCGCAGCGATTCGATCTCGCGCTCGGCGTCTTTGAGCTGCTTGTTCATGCCGTCGATCCGTTTCGGCACTTCGGTCACCGGCGTCTTGAGCGCCGCGGCCGACTGCTTCAGCAGATCGAGCTGCCCGTCGAGGTACAGATACGCGCCGCGGCCGGTCAGCGCTTCGATCCGGCGTACGCCGGAGCCGATCCCGCTCTCGCCCACGAGCTTGAACAGGCCGATCTCGGCCGTGTTGCGCACGTGGCAGCCGCCGCACAGCTCAAGGCTGTAATCGCCGATCTCGACGACGCGTACGATATCGCCGTATTTTTCGCCGAACAGCGCCATCGCGCCCATCGCTTTCGCTTCCTCGATGCCTTTGAGTTCGATCTGGACGTTGACGCCTCTCCAGATCTGCTCGTTCACGCGGCGTTCCACGTCCGCCAGTTCTTCCGGCGTGATGCTGCCGAAGTGGGAGAAGTCGAACCGCAGACGCTGCGGCTCGACGAGCGATCCCGCCTGATTGACATGGGTGCCGAGCACTTCTTTGAGCGCTTTGTGCAGCAGATGCGTCGCGGTATGGTTTTTCTCGATCGCCGCGCGCGAATCGCGCTCCACGCTCGCCCGGACTTCGTCGCCGACATGCAGCTCGCCCGATTGTACCGTGACCTGGTGCACGTGCTGGCCGCTCGGCGCTTTGACCAATCCTTCGACGTTCAGCGTGCCCGTGAACGAAGAGATCGTGCCGACGTCGCTGACCTGGCCGCCGCTTTCCGCGTAGAACGGCGTTTGGTCGAGCACGACCAGCGCCGTATCGCCTTCGCCGACCGAATCGACGACTTCGCCGTCGCGGATCAGCACGGCGATTTTGGTTTCGACGGACGTCTGGCCGTAGCCGACGAATTCGCTGCCGGCTTGCAGTTCGGACAAGGCGCCGCCCTGAATATTCATGCCGCCGCCTTTTTTGTGCGCTTCGCGTGCCCGTGTGCGCTGCTGCTGCATCGCCGCCTCGAAGCCTTCGCGATCGACGGTCATGCCGTGCTCGTGCGCGAAGTCTTCGGTCAGGTCGAGCGGGAAGCCGTACGTGTCGTACATTTTGAACGCGTCTTCGCCGCCGATCAGGCTCTGGCCCGCCGCTTTGGCGCGCTCGGCCGTCTCGGTCAGAATCGCGAGACCGTCGGACAGCGTTTTGAGGAACCGTTCTTCTTCCAGACGGATCACGCGCTCGATCAGTTCGCGGCTGTCCAGAACCTGGCTGTAGTAGACGCCCATGACGTCGCCGACCGTGGCGACCAGCTCGTGCAGGAACGGACGGTCGAGTCCCAATACGCGTCCGTAACGGACCGCGCGGCGCAGCAGGCGGCGGATGACGTAACCGCGGCCTTCGTTCGAAGGCTGCACGCCGTCGCCGACGGCGAACGTCACCGTGCGCACGTGGTCGGCGATCACTTTGAGCGCTACGTCATGCTCTTCGCTCACGCCGTACTGGATGCCGGCCATTTGGGCGGTGCGCTGGATCATCGGCTGGAACAGGTCGGTATCGAAGTTGGAGTTCACTTCCTGCAAGATGGAAGCGAGACGTTCGAGACCGGCACCGGTATCGATGTTTTTGTTCGGAAGCGGCGTGTAGCTGCCGTCCTTGTTATGGTTGAACTGCGAGAAGACGAGATTCCACACTTCGAGGAAACGTTCGTTTTCGCCGCCCGGGTACATCTCCGGATCGTTCGGGTCGAGCGTGCCGTAAGCGTCGCCGCGGTCGTAGAAAATTTCGCTGCACGGACCGCACGGGCCTTCGCCGATATCCCAGAAGTTCTCGTCGCCCAGCTTGATGATGCGTTCCGCAGGCAGGCCGACTTTTTCGTTCCAGAGCTTGAACGCTTCTTCGTCTTCCGCGTACACGGTGACGCTGATCCGCTCGGGATCGAAGCCGATCCATTCCGGTCCGGTCAGGAATTCCCAGGCCCAGGTAATCGCTTCTTCCTTAAAATAGTCCCCGATGGAGAAGTTGCCCAGCATCTCGAAAAACGTATGGTGGCGGCGGGTTTTGCCCACGTTCTCGATATCGTTCGTGCGAATACACTTTTGCGAATTGGCGATTCTCGGATTTTCCGGTTTGACCCGGCCGTCGAAGTAAGCTTTCAGGGGCGCCATGCCGGCGTTGATCCACAGCAGGGACGGATCGTTGTGCGGCACGAGCGGAGCGCTCGGCTCGATGTGATGGCCTTTTTGTTCGAAAAATTGCAGCCATTTGGAGCGGATTTCACTAGCGTTCATGGTTGGGAGACCTCCGTTTGGGAATAGTAAAAAACATAAAAAACGCCCCTGAAAAAATTCAGGGACGATTGCTCGCGGTACCACCCTGGTTACCGTTTGTA
This genomic window contains:
- a CDS encoding DUF1292 domain-containing protein; amino-acid sequence: MTNDSNLVGEEPEIIYIPDEEGQEEGFEVIMKFEVDGSESKYMMVVPLDSEDEETDEVYAFRYEEENDDLKLYVIEDEAEWQIVEETFNTLVAELDGEE
- the alaS gene encoding alanine--tRNA ligase, coding for MNASEIRSKWLQFFEQKGHHIEPSAPLVPHNDPSLLWINAGMAPLKAYFDGRVKPENPRIANSQKCIRTNDIENVGKTRRHHTFFEMLGNFSIGDYFKEEAITWAWEFLTGPEWIGFDPERISVTVYAEDEEAFKLWNEKVGLPAERIIKLGDENFWDIGEGPCGPCSEIFYDRGDAYGTLDPNDPEMYPGGENERFLEVWNLVFSQFNHNKDGSYTPLPNKNIDTGAGLERLASILQEVNSNFDTDLFQPMIQRTAQMAGIQYGVSEEHDVALKVIADHVRTVTFAVGDGVQPSNEGRGYVIRRLLRRAVRYGRVLGLDRPFLHELVATVGDVMGVYYSQVLDSRELIERVIRLEEERFLKTLSDGLAILTETAERAKAAGQSLIGGEDAFKMYDTYGFPLDLTEDFAHEHGMTVDREGFEAAMQQQRTRAREAHKKGGGMNIQGGALSELQAGSEFVGYGQTSVETKIAVLIRDGEVVDSVGEGDTALVVLDQTPFYAESGGQVSDVGTISSFTGTLNVEGLVKAPSGQHVHQVTVQSGELHVGDEVRASVERDSRAAIEKNHTATHLLHKALKEVLGTHVNQAGSLVEPQRLRFDFSHFGSITPEELADVERRVNEQIWRGVNVQIELKGIEEAKAMGAMALFGEKYGDIVRVVEIGDYSLELCGGCHVRNTAEIGLFKLVGESGIGSGVRRIEALTGRGAYLYLDGQLDLLKQSAAALKTPVTEVPKRIDGMNKQLKDAEREIESLRGKLGAIEAGQLTDRARTVGDVQVLAEAVSASGMDALRSLADELKTKLPQAVLVLGAVDGEKVNFVVAVPQELTKRGLHAGKLVKEAASVCGGGGGGRPDMAQAGGKDASKLQEALGAAVSMLEQSLNG
- the ruvX gene encoding Holliday junction resolvase RuvX, yielding MKLLGLDYGDRRIGVAVSDVFGWTAQGIEVVQRREDDSHLRRIAELAELHEIGEVVVGLPKNMNGTIGPRGELCIEFAESLRERLGLPVHLWDERLTTVSAERTLLEADVSRKKRKQVVDKIAAGLILQNYLDSISNR
- a CDS encoding IreB family regulatory phosphoprotein is translated as MDSMDKTVKFNVKGDEETSAQEILLTVYDALVEKEYNPINQIVGYLLSGDPAYIPRHNNARSLIRKKERDELIEELVRSYLSKLR
- a CDS encoding DUF1292 domain-containing protein produces the protein MTEFSASQVVYTNKLEQVYGLEVELIDENAESVTYRILKEFEVGGGAYAVLQNETAGAEDDVQILKIETSPEGEVQLATIDDDDEWENVAELFDELTFPEEM